Below is a window of Flavobacterium sp. CFS9 DNA.
TGATCAAAAATCGTATCAGGAGCATTTTGCTTTTTGGCAGGACAAGGATGTTCCGGATTCCTGGAAGAAATTCAGGTCTATTGCTTTGTATTGGATTGACAAAGGAGTAGATGGTTTTCGTTATGATATGGCTGAGATGGTGCCGTACGAATTTTGGAGTTATATGAATTCGGCAATTAAAATGAAAAATCCGAATGCCTTTTTATTGGCAGAAGTTTACAATCCAAAAGAATATCGCAATTATATCCGTTTGGGAAAAATGGATTATCTGTATGATAAAGTCGAAACTTACGATAAGTTGAAAGATGTTATTCGTGGAAAATCACTACCTGATGGATTATCGGATATTCGGAAAGGAATGGAAGATATTGAACACCATATGCTTCATTTTTTAGACAATCATGACGAACAGCGATTAGCGAGTCCTGAATTTGCAGGAACTCCCGAACGCGGAAAGCCGTTAATGGTGGTTTCTACAACAATTAGCAGCTCGCCAACCATGGTTTATTTTGGACAGGAAGTAGGTGAAGCAGCAAATGAAAATGCCGGTTTTGGTGCGCGTTCCAGAACATCGATATTTGACTACATCGGAGTGCCAAATCATCAGCGTTGGATGAATGAAGGGAAGTTTGATGGAGGACAGCTTTCGGATTCGGAAAAGAAGCTGCGAGATTTTTATAAGAGATTGTTGAATTTCTCGCTTAAAAGTTCGGCTTTAATGGGAAGTTTTCAGGAAATTCAAACTGTAAATCGTCAAAATAATATAGATTATGACGATTTAATCTATTCTTATGTACGTTGGTCAGAGCATCAAAAACTGATTATTGTGACTAATTTTTCTTCAGAAAAAACAAGTGAATTTGATTTGAAGATTCCTTCGGATATTATTGCAAAATGGAACCTGAGAGATGGAGTGTACGGTCTTAAAGATCAATTGTACGGGAAGAATACCGCGCAATTAAAAGTAAGTAATGCTGAAGGAGTGGTGAGGGTGAAAATAATGCCTTCGGAGTCGTTTATTTTTGAATTGAAGTAGTTGTGAGATATCTCTAAAAAAAAACGCTGAAAGCCTTTAAAGCATCAGCATGGTGCAACGCACTATGGGGGAAATTAAAATTGATTGTTACCCTGAAAGGGTAAAAGCAAACACACACAAAGTTTGTTTTTTTTCTGCAAAGAGACAGATTGTATATTTTTAATGAATTGTTGTAGAGTAAACTTGTTAAGAACGGTTTACTGAAGATTAATCTTTGCTCTTACAGGGCTAGATAGTTTGTTTTTCTTATCATAGTGCTTTGCACTATGTTCTTGCTTAAGCTCTTTCAGAACATATTTTAAACAAGAATATCTTCTATTCTATGTAATTTTATCTGGTTATTAGACATAAAAAAAGCTGAGACTTAAAATGGTATCAGCTTTTTTATGATTTATACTTTTTTGACTTTCTTCAAAGCCTCGATGTAATTTTCGTTTACCTTCTCCCAGTTAATATGCTGATAAAAAGCATCAATATAACTTCCTTTTCTGTTTTGGTAATCCAGATAATAAGCATGTTCCCAAAGATCGATTCCTAAAATTGGGGTTCCGGGAATCAGAGCGTTTTTCATTAAAGGATTGTCCTGATTTTCAGTAGTTGTTATCTGAAGTTTTCCGGCTTTGTCAACAATCAGCCAAACCCATCCGGATCCGAATTGTTTGGTTGCCTGACCTTTGAACTGGCTGGTTAGATTACTGAGAGAACCAAATTCTTTATTGATAGAACCTGCCAAAGTATCTTTTGGGGTTTGTTCTTTTGGTGTCAGGATATTAAAATAAAGCGTATGATTGTAGTATCCTCCCGCATTTTGACGAAGCTTGGCATTGCTAAGATCCATTTTTTTAAGAATATCTTCAATAGGCAGATTTTCAAACTCAGTATTTACAATTTCTTTGTTGAAATTGTTGGTGTAGGTTAAATAATGTTTTGAATAATGTGTTTCCAGAGTAAGAGTTCTTATTGCAGGGGCCAGGGCATCATAAGAAAATGGCAGTTTTGTCAATTCAAAAGAACCCGGGTCTGCTTTTACATCATTTGGGGATCCAATGGTGATTTTTTCTTCTTTTGTTGGCAAAGGAACTTCAACTACTTCAGTTAGCTTATTGTCATTACATGAAAATAATAGAAAGAATGAAGCCAAAATGCTAAAACGAACAATGTTTTTCTTCATAATGTTAGTTATTTTGATGTTAGTGAATTAATGATTGCGATATAGTTTTCTTTGGCCTCCTCAGCAGTAAGATGACTTATTTGCATCCAGGCATTTGTTTTGAAAGCATTTCGTAAATCAAAATTATCAGATTGATTGTACACGGCTGTCCCAAAAGTAGCTTGTTTGTAATAGGCATAAAGTCTTAACTGCACGTCTTGCGGCAGCGTAGCCTGAGTCATTTTTAAAGCGGTCTCAACGGCCTCTGAAAAACGAGTATCTAAATCTTTTTCAGTCATTAAGCTTTTGTAGCGATGATGGTTTTTCCACCAATTGCTTTTTGGTTTAATACTACATTGATTGGAGTACCTAAAGGTAAAAATAAATCTACTCTTGAACCAAATTTTATAAATCCGGCATCTGTACCCTGAACAACCTGCATACCTTCTTTAGCGTAATTTACAATTCTACGTGCCAAAGCTCCTGCAATTTGTCTGTACAATACCTGTCCGAAAGTTTCATTTTCGATTACAACCGTTGTTCTTTCGTTTTCTTCGCTTGCTTTTGGATGCCAGGCAACTAAAAACTTACCAGGGTGGTATTTGCTAAATTTGATAATACCGTCCATCGCGTAACGCGTAACGTGTACATTAATCGGTGACATGAAGATAGATACCTGAAGACGTTTGTCTTTAAAGAATTCTCCTTCATAAACTTCTTCGATAACCACAACTTTTCCGTCTACCGGAGCAAGAATGTGATCGCTGTTTCTGATTGCGATTCTTTTTGGATTTCTAAAAAATTGCAGAATGATAATTAATACTAATAAACCAGCTATCTGAACCAATATTCTTAGCCAATTGATATCAATGAATTTTTCAGCAATTAAAAGTACAGCTACTGCGAAAACAGTACCTAACAAAATGGATGGGCCTCCTTCTTTATGAAACATAATATAAAATTTGATAAAATAAAAATATAATTGGTGCTACAAATATAACACTATCTAGTCGATCTAATACGCCTCCGTGACCCGGCATGATGGAACCGCTGTCTTTTACTCCGGCAACTCTTTTGAATTTGGATTCAATCAAATCCCCAATAGTTCCAAAGATACTTACGATTAAAGCAATAATCATCCAGATAAGAATAGATTTAGAGCTAAAATCTGCTTTTGGCTGTATGTATAATTTTGAGATTAAAAATCCGGCAAAGGCAGCGAAAACTACTCCGCCAAGGAAACCTTCAATTGTTTTTTTAGGTGAAATACGTTCAAACAATTTATGTTTTCCCATTGATTTTCCAACTAAATAGGCAAAGGTGTCATTGGTCCAGATTAAAACGAATAATCCGATGATGATTTTTGGATTGTAATCTTTGATACCAAATGAAATTTTAGTGATAAAAAGAAAAGGGAGTGTTACATATCCAAGTAGATAAACATATTTGGATGCTTTACTGATGATTTGTGTGTCATCAAATAAAAATACGATGCATTTTACAGATACGATCAGAGTAATGAGGAGCAGTGCTGAAAAAAGCTTTTCAGTATCGACCGTAATTATAATATTTTCTTTAATTGTTTTGCTAATGTAGTTTTCAGTTTCGGTTTTGTAAAAACTGATTAAGGCTACGGTACTATAGAAAAGTGAAACAAATAAAATCGAAAATATTTTATTGATTCCAACTAAATTACAAAATTCATAAGTGGCAATAATCAGAAAGATGCCAAAGAGAATAATAAAGCTTTCGGTAGAAAACAGAATAGAAGTTAGTAATAAAGCGATATAAACAGCACCAGAAATGGTTCTCTTGAGTGTTTCGTTCATCTTAAAGGTCTTCTAAGAGCAATAAATACAAGTTTTTGGCAACACTTCCGTATTGCGTAAAGTCTTCTTCTTTTGCTTTTTCGAAATATTTTATTGTGGTAATATTAGTAGGGTAGTCTCTTTCGTACTTGCGTTTGATGGCGCTTAATCCATCACTTTTGATGGAAAGTATCTGACTTGTTGTAGCAATAATAACAATGTTTGCAGGTAATTCGTTTGGTTTGTCCTGTCTGATTTGTTTAGATGAAAATAAAATAGAACCTTCGTCGGCAATCAGATTCTCACAAGTGGCAAGTAAAAATTTTGGGTTTCTTGGCGAAAGATAAAGTAATTTATTTTCTTCCAGTAAACTAAAAAGTGCCGGTTCATAGCACAGTACTTCGTTTTCGAACCAGTCGTTTTCTTCTAAAATGTTCTCAAATTGTTCCGCAACCTCTTGTTTGTTTTCACAATATAAGAACTTACCTCCATTTTTCTTGAAATTAAAAATGAATCTTTCATCTATAGATAAATGACTGTCAGGAGCTTGGTTTGCCCCGTATTCACTTTCATGTTCTTCATCAGAAGCAGGCTCGCTGGAACCAAATATTTTTTTGAAAAAATTCATTTTATATGAAATACTTTACATGTTAATTGAAAACGTTCAAAGATAAAAAAATCTTAATTCAAAAGGGTGTTTTGAATTAAGATTTTAAAAAATATTACATATTTACTGAATTATCTATGAAACCACTTCTTCTAAATTTTTATCAAAAGTGCGTTTTCCGAAGATAGCTTCTAAGTCATCTTTAAAAATAACTTCTTTTTCAATTAATATGTCAGCTAGCTGATTTAGCTTGTCTTTGTTTTCTTCAAGAATTTCAATAGCTCGTTGGTACTGACCTTCAATTAATTCTGAGATTTCTTTGTCAATGATTTTTGCAGTTTCGTCAGAATATGGTTTTGAAAAATTGTATTCGCTTTGACCACTTGAATCGTAGTAAGTAACATTTCCAATTTTATCATTCAAACCATAGATTGTTACCATAGCACGGGCCTGACGAGTAACTTTTTCTAAATCGCTCAATGCTCCGGTCGAAATTCGGTCAAAAGTAACTTTTTCAGCAGCTCTTCCGCCCATAGTAGCACACATTTCGTCCAGCATTTGATCGGTTCTGACGATTTGTCTTTCTTCCGGTAGGTACCAGGCTGCTCCTAAACTTTGTCCACGAGGAACAATAGTTACTTTGATTAGTGGTGCGGCATGCTCTAACATCCAGCTTACAGTCGCGTGACCAGCTTCGTGAATAGCAATAGCTCTTTTTTCTTCCGGTGTAATGATTTTGTTTTTCTTTTCAAGTCCGCCAATGATCCTGTCCACAGCATCAAGGAAATCTTGTCTGTCTACAGCTGTTTTGTTATTACGTGCAGCAATTAATGCAGCTTCGTTACACACATTAGCAATATCAGCACCAGAGAAACCAGGAGTTTGTTTGGCTAAGAAATCAAGGTCAAGACCTTCTACTTTTTTGATAGGAGCTAAGTGAACTGCGAAAATTTCAGCTCTTTCACGAATGTCCGGTAAGTCGACAAAAATTTGTCTGTCGAAACGTCCGGCACGCATTAAAGCTTTGTCTAGTACATCAGCTCTGTTGGTTGCGGCCAGTACAATTACGTTAGAGTTTGTACCAAAACCGTCCATTTCTGTTAGTAATTGGTTCAATGTGTTTTCTCTTTCGTCATTTCCGCCTGACATATTGCTTTTTCCTCTTGCTCTACCAACGGCATCAATTTCGTCAATAAAGATGATAGCAGGAGATTTTTCTTTGGCTTGTTTGAATAAATCACGCACACGTGATGCACCGACACCTACAAACATTTCAACGAAATCTGAACCTGATAGCGAGAAGAATGGAACCTGAGCTTCGCCTGCAACTGCTTTTGCTAATAATGTTTTACCGGTTCCCGGAGGTCCTACTAATAAAGCTCCTTTTGGGATTTTTCCTCCAAGATTAGTGTATTTCTCAGGGTTTTTTAAGAATTCTACAATTTCTTGTATTTCTTCTTTTGCACCTTCTAAACCTGCAACATCTTTGAAAGTAGTTTTAATGTCTGTTTTTTCATCAAACAATTTAGCTTTCGATTTTCCAATGTTGAAAATTTGTCCGCCACCGCCACCGGCACCTCCCGACATTTTACGCATAATGAAGATCCATACACCAATAATGATGATGATTGGTAGCAGACTAATTAAAATGTCGCTCCAGTTGTTTTTCTGTAAGAAATTAAAGTCTTTCAGTTTTCCTTCACCAACTGCTTTTTCAAGTTTTGTTTGAAAGATTTGATCGTTACCAATTTCTAAAGTATAATGTGGACCTTTATTTGGTCTTTCAAAAATATCTTTAGCCACTTTTTTATTAGCCGCGTCTTTAAGAGCCGCAGCGTTTAAATATACTTCAGCTTCAGCTTTGTTATAAACGATTACTTTTTCAATTTGTCCTTTTTCTAATAGAGTATTGAATTTAGAAGAAGTTAATTGAGCAGGTTCGCTTAAGTTAGATCCACCGGTTGCAAAACTTATAAATAAAAAAACCAGAAGTATTGCAGTATATATTAACCAGGGACTTATTTTAAATTTACTCGGATTTGGATTATTATCTTTAGCCATTAGAAGAAATTTTCTTTAGTATTTGTTTTC
It encodes the following:
- a CDS encoding phosphatidate cytidylyltransferase, producing the protein MNETLKRTISGAVYIALLLTSILFSTESFIILFGIFLIIATYEFCNLVGINKIFSILFVSLFYSTVALISFYKTETENYISKTIKENIIITVDTEKLFSALLLITLIVSVKCIVFLFDDTQIISKASKYVYLLGYVTLPFLFITKISFGIKDYNPKIIIGLFVLIWTNDTFAYLVGKSMGKHKLFERISPKKTIEGFLGGVVFAAFAGFLISKLYIQPKADFSSKSILIWMIIALIVSIFGTIGDLIESKFKRVAGVKDSGSIMPGHGGVLDRLDSVIFVAPIIFLFYQILYYVS
- a CDS encoding phosphatidylserine decarboxylase family protein, with product MFHKEGGPSILLGTVFAVAVLLIAEKFIDINWLRILVQIAGLLVLIIILQFFRNPKRIAIRNSDHILAPVDGKVVVIEEVYEGEFFKDKRLQVSIFMSPINVHVTRYAMDGIIKFSKYHPGKFLVAWHPKASEENERTTVVIENETFGQVLYRQIAGALARRIVNYAKEGMQVVQGTDAGFIKFGSRVDLFLPLGTPINVVLNQKAIGGKTIIATKA
- the ftsH gene encoding ATP-dependent zinc metalloprotease FtsH, whose amino-acid sequence is MAKDNNPNPSKFKISPWLIYTAILLVFLFISFATGGSNLSEPAQLTSSKFNTLLEKGQIEKVIVYNKAEAEVYLNAAALKDAANKKVAKDIFERPNKGPHYTLEIGNDQIFQTKLEKAVGEGKLKDFNFLQKNNWSDILISLLPIIIIIGVWIFIMRKMSGGAGGGGGQIFNIGKSKAKLFDEKTDIKTTFKDVAGLEGAKEEIQEIVEFLKNPEKYTNLGGKIPKGALLVGPPGTGKTLLAKAVAGEAQVPFFSLSGSDFVEMFVGVGASRVRDLFKQAKEKSPAIIFIDEIDAVGRARGKSNMSGGNDERENTLNQLLTEMDGFGTNSNVIVLAATNRADVLDKALMRAGRFDRQIFVDLPDIRERAEIFAVHLAPIKKVEGLDLDFLAKQTPGFSGADIANVCNEAALIAARNNKTAVDRQDFLDAVDRIIGGLEKKNKIITPEEKRAIAIHEAGHATVSWMLEHAAPLIKVTIVPRGQSLGAAWYLPEERQIVRTDQMLDEMCATMGGRAAEKVTFDRISTGALSDLEKVTRQARAMVTIYGLNDKIGNVTYYDSSGQSEYNFSKPYSDETAKIIDKEISELIEGQYQRAIEILEENKDKLNQLADILIEKEVIFKDDLEAIFGKRTFDKNLEEVVS
- a CDS encoding acyl-CoA-binding protein, which codes for MTEKDLDTRFSEAVETALKMTQATLPQDVQLRLYAYYKQATFGTAVYNQSDNFDLRNAFKTNAWMQISHLTAEEAKENYIAIINSLTSK
- a CDS encoding alpha-amylase family protein: MINKKFFVAGLAVVLLFSACKTKDLKMNTSKEKSPKDTKIVVYQVFTRLFGNKNTTNKPWGTIEENGIGKFNDFTDKALHEIKDLGVTHIWYTGVPHHALVGDYKAYGISDDDPEVVKGRAGSPYAVKDYYNVNPDLAVNPANRLQEFEALIDRTHKVGLKLIIDIVPNHIARKYEGKSNPAGVRDFGADDDVSMEYKRDNNFYYIPNNHFEIPSGDIPLNGEKNVLIDGVFNENPAKWTGNGSRKAKPDQNDWYETVKVNYGIRPDGTKDFTELPEGFDQKSYQEHFAFWQDKDVPDSWKKFRSIALYWIDKGVDGFRYDMAEMVPYEFWSYMNSAIKMKNPNAFLLAEVYNPKEYRNYIRLGKMDYLYDKVETYDKLKDVIRGKSLPDGLSDIRKGMEDIEHHMLHFLDNHDEQRLASPEFAGTPERGKPLMVVSTTISSSPTMVYFGQEVGEAANENAGFGARSRTSIFDYIGVPNHQRWMNEGKFDGGQLSDSEKKLRDFYKRLLNFSLKSSALMGSFQEIQTVNRQNNIDYDDLIYSYVRWSEHQKLIIVTNFSSEKTSEFDLKIPSDIIAKWNLRDGVYGLKDQLYGKNTAQLKVSNAEGVVRVKIMPSESFIFELK
- a CDS encoding superoxide dismutase, producing MKKNIVRFSILASFFLLFSCNDNKLTEVVEVPLPTKEEKITIGSPNDVKADPGSFELTKLPFSYDALAPAIRTLTLETHYSKHYLTYTNNFNKEIVNTEFENLPIEDILKKMDLSNAKLRQNAGGYYNHTLYFNILTPKEQTPKDTLAGSINKEFGSLSNLTSQFKGQATKQFGSGWVWLIVDKAGKLQITTTENQDNPLMKNALIPGTPILGIDLWEHAYYLDYQNRKGSYIDAFYQHINWEKVNENYIEALKKVKKV
- a CDS encoding lactate utilization protein B/C gives rise to the protein MNFFKKIFGSSEPASDEEHESEYGANQAPDSHLSIDERFIFNFKKNGGKFLYCENKQEVAEQFENILEENDWFENEVLCYEPALFSLLEENKLLYLSPRNPKFLLATCENLIADEGSILFSSKQIRQDKPNELPANIVIIATTSQILSIKSDGLSAIKRKYERDYPTNITTIKYFEKAKEEDFTQYGSVAKNLYLLLLEDL